The stretch of DNA CGCTCTTCCCACCGCCCCTCTGTCGTCCCCAGTCGGATCTGGATCTCGCGCGCGTTCGCGCCCGGCATGTATGTACTGTCGCGAAATCGAGACTCGTTTGGATGGGTGTTCTGCAGTAGGTTATCGGTGCAAATGTGCTAATTCTCATACTGCAATTCAGGCTGGGAGTAGTTTAGCTATGATTCAGTTTGAGCATGTATGACTCCTTCATGCTTACAGTTAGGACTCTGCTGTCGCCACCATGTTTTTAACTGGATCTGGATCTCAAATTCCGAGGCCATGTCATTTGTATCTGTGTGGTCTTTGCCTTGTACATAGCATTTTGTTTCTAAGACAATAAAATTATTATGCTACGTCCATAACATAATGTTAGATAGCACTATCCAAAATAGTACCAAATTCACAGTTTAAGCTTTGATTTGATCTATTTGTCCTTTGGACGCACTGTCTCCTTTGTTGTTATGTGGAATTTGATCCCTCAACTTTCCTGGGCTTAGTGAAACCCTGCTAGATTTTGGTACTAAGTTAGAAAAATAAGGAAGAAGAACATATTAGTTTGGGATGCTACCATGTTTTGTACTTATATACTCCTACATCATAATTATGCACACAGAAAACTCTTGAGCATACTGTATAAAGTACATAGAAACTCACAAAATTCAGAGCTGATGTCCATGTAAACTGTGTCTAAGCATGTACGTTATTGCCATAAAATACTGAGACCTATAGTTCTAGTTAATTACATGTTTAGAATCTTCTCGAAAGAGCTGCAGCAGTAACATTTTTCTCCCAGTGTGATTGAGTGTGTCCTTCTGACTGCAATGTAACTGTCTAATACAATTGTATGACTACAACAGCATTTTGTATGGCTTTTTTGCGGAATACAATTGGATTTGATTCATGCTAGATTATTTGGAATTATTGTTTCCTTATTCTAATGCAATGGGAACATTGGGAAGTATATATTAGTGAAGTTAAAAGCACACATGCCACCTGCATGTATCACGAACAAATTTCGCACACATTTTCAGCTTTATTTTGTAAATGTGTCTGTTAACCAAGTACTTATGATAATTTCTCCAACCAGGCTGAGGGCTCATCTGCTGAGTCAATAACTGCGCTAGCACGAATTGATACTGTGAAACAACGCATGGAAGCTGCATACACGACATTGCAGGTATGTTTTAATAGTATCTACCATGGCACGGCACATGTCACTAGAGTACCTGCTTTACTCAAGTGGTAAGTTCTTATCTAATAATTGTGAGATTCTGTTGGCTGGAACTGCAGGATGCAGCTGGACTAGCTCAGTTGAGCCAAAGTGTTGAGGATGTGTTTTCGAGTGGCGATCTTCCAAAAGCCGCAGAAACCCTGGCAACCATGAGACATTGCTTGTCAGCAGTTGGGGAGGTACTTTACTCTTCCCTCTCTCTTTCTCACCAAGCATCTATGCAGGGCCTTTTCATTTAGCTTGTTAAATGTTGCTTTCAGGTTGCAGAGTTTGCTAATGTGAGAAAGCAGCTTGAAGTATTGGAAGAAAGGCTGGACGAAATGGTTCAGCCCCGTTTATTGGATGCCCTTTCTAACCGCAAGGTTTCTGTCTCAAAATTAGCTCATTGTTAACACTCCATGAAAcatctttatttattttattttgaacCTCTTCCTGTGCAATTTTGGTTGAAAGATTGATGCCGTGCAAGATCTTCGTGGTATATTGACACGTATTGGGAGGTTCAAGTCACTAGAGGTGCAATACACTAAGATTCATATCAAGCCTCTGAAGAAACTCTGGGAAGATTTTGACCTAAAGCAAAGGGCCAACAGGGCAGAGGTGGAGAAGCGTGGTGGTGAAATCACTAGTGTCTCATTCTCAAGCTGGCTGCCAAGTTTCTATGATGAGACACTACTTTACCTTGAACAAGAATGGAAGTGGTATGTCCATGTGATCCTGTTTTCTTTTATTCTGTGTTGACAAATACTTGTTCTAAATTAAGTCACACACAAGGTGGCCCATGGCAGCAGTTTGTAACTAATCTTTGGGCCACATGAAAAATGTTTGCCCCACTGACTATCTATAAACTGTAGTGTTCTAAAATGCTAATACTTGCAGGTGCTTGACTGCATTCCCTGAAGAATACAGATCACTGGTCCCAAAAGTACTTGTGGAGACCATGAGTGAGTTGAATTCAAGCTTTGTCTCTCGTGTTAATGTAGCAACTGGGGATGCTGTTCCTGAAACCAGATCTGTTGCAAAAGGTATACTTCGCGTATTTGTTTGTTTATTGGCAAGTTATTGGTTATTTTTTCTTGTTTGTTGCGGAAGAGCACTTAGTTTTGTTCCTTAATTAGTTGATTTATTTTCTCTGTCTCCAGGTGTACTGGATGTTATATCAGGTGACTTGCCAAAAAGCATCAAATTGCAGAATAAACATCTTGCTGCACTAATCGAATTGCACAACATGACTGGCACTTTTGCTCGGAACATTCAGCACTTATTTTCAGAATCAGATCTTGGAGTTGTGCTGAATACATTGAAAGCTATTTATTCCCCATATGAAACCTTTAAGATGAGGTAAGCATTTAAAGTCGTTTTATCTGataaaagcaaaggaaagaagatGAAAAAAACTTATGTCGCATCTTGTTACCTCCTGTATTTACAACAAGTTGTAGTTATTAATGCATAGCACTAAGCAGTTAGTTCTGTGTGGTGTATACTAAGTTTCATGTCATGTAGGTACGGGCAGATGGAGCGCGCTGTGCTTTCTGCTGCGATGGCCGATATAGATATCCGTGGAGCCATCTCCCGTGGTTTAGGTGCACAAGGTATAGAGCTAAGTGAAACTGTCCGTAGGATGGAGGAATCCATCCCACAGATGATAGTACTTCTTGAAGCAGCTGTTGAGAGATGCATTAGTCTCACTGGTGGATCAGAGGCAGATGAACTGGTACTGGCTCTTGATGACGTCATGCTGCAATACATATCTAATCTACAAGAAACTTTGAAGTCCCTGAGGACGGTATGTGGGTTGGATAATACCACACATACTGATGCCTTGAAAAAAGATGCAGGATTAGAGAAAAAGGAAGCACCACGATTGGTGGATGTGTCTGAAGAGGAAGAATGGTCAATTGTCCAGGGTGCTTTGCAGGTTCTTACAGTTGCCGATTGCTTAACTAGCAGGACCTCAGTTTTCGAAGCTTCTTTAAGGGCTACTCTTGCCAGGATTGGAACAAACTTTTCTCTTTCCGGATTTGGTTCTAGCATGGATAAATCATCTGCTGGTACTGCTGATGACAACTCGGGAGCACCTCTGGGTGGGAGGGCAGCACTTGATATTGCAACCATTCGACTCACCAATCTACCAGACAAGTCTAAGAAACTCCTCACTGTGCTAGAACAGGTAAGTTATATGCTTCTAAAATGTCTTGCATTTAGTGTTACAACGCAGGGGTCAACTGTAAATCTGAACAATTAGCTAGTGACTGAACTTGCAAATGATGCATGTTAACCCTACTCTTATTTAAGTAGCAATCAAGTCCCGAGTTATTTGACTTTTGATCTGATGGTTCAGACCGCAGACTGCATTTTCTTATTGGGCTGAGTCAGCATATGTCTATTCTCTAGAAAATGATGGACTTCTGTGTTTGGTAAAATATGTATGCTTGATCATGTTATATGCTCTTTACATGGTTGCTCAAGATTGCTGATCATGAGCGAGTCCATGTATTTACTTTGAACAGAACATATGGAGTAAAACTGTTGGGTTTGATTTGATTATAATCTCTTGCTCCACATGAAATTTAGCAGCAACTTTcttttgtactccctctgttcctaaatatatgacGTGTTGGTAGTTCAATTTAAACTACCAAAACGtcatatatttaggaacggaggaagtattaCATTAAGTTATTAGTATTCAGCTCTGGCATAGAACCTATTCATATACCTCTTGATTCTTGCACATAGAATTTATTTGCCCTTCATCCTCTGTTCATTTAAAGAAACTTGTTTCTGTTGTACAGTCAAAAGATCCAAGGTTCCACGCTCTTCCCATCACGTCACAAAGAGTTGCGGCCTTCTCAGACAAAGTAAACGAGCTTGTATATGATGTGCTCATTTCCAAAGTCCGGCAGCGTCTCTGTGAGATTGCCCGCCTCCCAATCTGGTCGTCCGTGGAGGAGCAGGGTGGTCTTCCTCTTCCAAGCTTCAGTGCGTACCCACAGTCATACGTGACCAGTGTCGGGGAGTATCTCCTCACTTTGCCACAGCAGTTGGAGCCTCTCGCTGAAGGCATCTCAGGCAGTGAGGCTGGCAATGATGAGGCTCAGTTCTTTGCTACAGAGTGGATATTCAAGGTAAGTGATACCACATTCGAAGTCACATAATCTGGACTTAGCATCTTCAATAAGAGTGTCCATTACCCTGTTTATATGCTGTCAACAAAATCAACCATGCTCCAATGCTTATTTTGTTTTATGTTGCAAATTATGTAGGGAACTGTGCGTTATACATATTGAAAATATGTGCATCACAATTGAACAGAACAATACATTAAATCCCCTCAACAGTCTTGTCATATTTACATAACAACAAATAATAAAAAAGCATGAAATCAAATGCTTTGAATTCAAAACATGCTGAAAATTATAGTATGTTTTCTTGACCTTCGTTTCCATGTTTCAGGTCGCCGAGGGTGCCACCGCCCTGTTCATGGAGCAGCTGCGCGGGATCCACTACATCACGGACCGGGGCGCCCAGCAGCTCGCGGCGGACATCGAGTACCTGAACAACGT from Triticum urartu cultivar G1812 unplaced genomic scaffold, Tu2.1 TuUngrouped_contig_5551, whole genome shotgun sequence encodes:
- the LOC125529364 gene encoding conserved oligomeric Golgi complex subunit 7 (The sequence of the model RefSeq protein was modified relative to this genomic sequence to represent the inferred CDS: added 288 bases not found in genome assembly), with product MVVVDASEFGAEGFDPKRWINAALDARHPSEPLDRFLADAEERLRAAADDAGAALERDSADALRRVPLACRDALRLRDDALALRSHLASVLQSLSQAEGSSAESITALARIDTVKQRMEAAYTTLQDAAGLAQLSQSVEDVFSSGDLPKAAETLATMRHCLSAVGEVAEFANVRKQLEVLEERLDEMVQPRLLDALSNRKIDAVQDLRGILTRIGRFKSLEVQYTKIHIKPLKKLWEDFDLKQRANRAEVEKRGGEITSVSFSSWLPSFYDETLLYLEQEWKWCLTAFPEEYRSLVPKVLVETMSELNSSFVSRVNVATGDAVPETRSVAKGVLDVISGDLPKSIKLQNKHLAALIELHNMTGTFARNIQHLFSESDLGVVLNTLKAIYSPYETFKMRYGQMERAVLSAAMADIDIRGAISRGLGAQGIELSETVRRMEESIPQMIVLLEAAVERCISLTGGSEADELVLALDDVMLQYISNLQETLKSLRTVCGLDNTTHTDALKKDAGLEKKEAPRLVDVSEEEEWSIVQGALQVLTVADCLTSRTSVFEASLRATLARIGTNFSLSGFGSSMDKSSAGTADDNSGAPLGGRAALDIATIRLTNLPDKSKKLLTVLEQSKDPRFHALPITSQRVAAFSDKVNELVYDVLISKVRQRLCEIARLPIWSSVEEQGGLPLPSFSAYPQSYVTSVGEYLLTLPQQLEPLAEGISGSEAGNDEAQFFATEWIFKVAEGATALFMEQLRGIHYITDRGAQQLAADIEYLNNVLSALSMPIPPFLSTFHACISTPRDQVRDLIKSDGGTQLDLPTAHLVSKIRRISLE